In the genome of Microbacterium paraoxydans, the window GCGCCGACGCCGCGCCGCCTCGGCGATCCTGCCGCCGTCCGGCAGCCGGGAGGTGGCGTCCGCGGTGACGACGTCGACCCACCCGTCGATCGTCGCGATCAGGTTCTCCAGCCGGGCGAGGGCTTCGCGCTGCGCCTCGGTCTGCGTGGGCAGCAGGGCACCGCCCTCGATCGCCGCGCGCAGCTCCTCGGGGTTCGAGGGGTCGAGGCGGCTCGCCACATCCTCCAGAGCGTCGACGTCGACCGTGACGCCCCGGGCGAAGTCGGTGATCTGCGCCATCACATGCAGGTGCAGCCACTTGGCGTGCCGGTACAGGCGGGCGTAGGCGAGCTCGCGCGTCGCCACGTAGAGGGCGATCTGATCCTCGGGGATCTCGAGCCCCTCCCCGAAAGCGGTGAGGTTCTGCGGGATCACGGCGGCCGTGCCCGCCGGCAGCACGGGGATGCCGACATCGCCGCCGGACACGACCTCGAGGGAGAGGTTGCCGAGCACCTGCCCGAACTGGGCGGCGAACACCGAGCCGCCGAGGCCTCGCATCAGGCGTCCCGCACCCTGCACCACGCCGCGCATCTCCTCCGGCACCTGGGTGTCGAGGGCAGCCGTCAGCGCGTCGGCGATGCTGGTGGACACGGGGTCCGCGATCTCCTTCCACACCGGGAGCGTCTTCTCGACCCATTCGCCGCGGGTCATCGCCACCGGCGGGTCCGCGAGCTCGGAGATGGTGGTCGCCTCGCCCAGCCAGAGGCCGGCGAGAGCGAACGAGTCGGCGAGGGAGGACCGCGAGCCGTCTCCGATGCCCTGGCCCTCGCGGTTCGCGATGTGCAGGGCCTGCCGCAGGGAGTTCTCCCACGGGTCGCCGCCGAAGGCGCCCTGAAGCTGCGCCATGATCGTCTGCATCATCGCCGGGTCGAAGGTGAAGCCGTCCATTCCCTGGAACGCGTCGCGCAGCGCCTCGGGGTCGATGTCTCCGCCGCCCTGGTTCGAGAGCATCCGTCGCAGGAACTCCTGGAAGTCCTCCGGGTTCGGTTCGTTGTCTGCCATGTCGCTCGCCCTCTCAGCACGTCTGAAGCCGTGGCATCTACGCTAGTCACAGGTTTCAGTGCGCGACCCCGAAGCGGGCAGATCGCTGTACGCCGCTCGCGAACGACGGAGGATTGCTGTGGAACGACCGCGCGCAGGGAAGCTCGGACTCGGTGTCTGGGCACTGGTGGTCGCGCTCGCCGCGCTCGCCGTCCTCACCTTCCTGCCGTCGCCGTATGTGATCCAGCGTCCCGGCCCCGTGTACGACACCCTCGGCACGGCGAAGAACGCCGACGGCGAGCAGGTCCCGCTCATCAGCGTCGACGGGACCGAGACGTACGAGACGGGCGGGACGCTCGACCTGACGACCGTCCAGGTTGTCGGCAACCGGGAACGGACGCCGAGCTGGTTCGAGCTCGCCCTCGCGTGGATGGACGCGTCGCGGGCCGTCGTGCCGCTGGACGCGGTGTTCCCCGAAGGCGTGACCACCGAGCAGCGGGACGAGCGGAACGCGATGCTCATGGTCGACTCGCAGCACGAGGCCACGGCCGCCGCGCTGAACGAGCTCGGCTACGACACCGGAGCCGAGGTCGTGGTGGTGGACGCCGTCGAAGGGTCGCCAGCCGACGGCCTGCTGCAGGCGGATGACGTGATCACCGCGATCGACGGCACGCCCGTCACCTCGGCGACTGCGCTCCGCGAAGCCATCCAGGAGGCGGGCGGCGATCCGGTGGCACTCACGGTGCGCCGTGACGGCGACGAGCAGACGGTCGAGATCACGCCGGAGGAGCAGACCCAGGAAGGCACGACGTCGTGGCTCATCGGCATCACCCTGCGCACCGACTACGACTTCGAGGTCGACGTCACGATCCAGCTCGACAACGTCGGCGGCCCCAGCGCGGGGATGATGTTCGCCCTCGGGATCATCGACACCCTGACACCGGGCGAGCTGAACGGCGGCAAGGAGGTCGCGGGCACCGGGACGATCGATGCCGAGGGGACCGTCGGCCCGATCGGCGGCATCCGCCAGAAGCTCTACGGCGCCCGCGACGCCGGCGCGGACTACTTCCTCGCCCCGGAGGCGAACTGCGACGAGGTCGTGGGGCACGTGCCGGACGGCCTGCAGGTCATCCGCACTGCGACCCTCGACGAATCGCTCGCGGCGCTGGAGGTCATCGCCGAGGACGGCGATGTCGACGCCCTGCCGACCTGCGACGTCCCGGCCACCTGAGCCGGCGCGGGTCGTGACCCCGCCGTGACCGGTGTGACAGCCCGCCCACAGCGAGCGGTGCCTAGGATGGAGGGGTGACCTCGACCCCAGCCCAGCCCCCGGCCACGCCTCGAACCTCCCGACGCATCCTCGGAATCTCCCTGGTGATCATCGCCGCGCTCATCGCGGCGTTCTTCGTCTTCGCGTCGCTCTACACCGAATTCCTCTGGTTCGACCAGGTCGGGTTCACCGGCGTGCTCACCACGCAGTGGATCGCGACGGCGGTGATGTTCGTCATCGGCTTCCTCGGCATGGCGGTTCCGCTGTTCGTCGTCATCCAGCTCGCCTACCGGCTGCGTCCCGTCTACGTCCGGCTGAGCTCGCAGCTCGACCGCTACCAGGAGGTCATCGAGCCGCTGCGCCGCCTCGCGATGTGGGGCATGCCCATCTTCTTCGGCCTCTTCGCGGGGTTCGCGGCGGCCGGCAACTGGAAGACCGTGTGGCTCTGGGCCAACGGCGTCGCGACCGGTGAGGTCGACCCGCAGTTCAAGGTCGACACCGGGTTCTACATGTTCGCGATGCCGTTCTACTCGATCCTCCTCGCGTTCGTCTCGGCGGTCCTGCTGCTGAGCCTTCTCGTCACTGCGCTGGTGTCCTACCTCTACGGCTCCGTGCGCATCGGCCAGGGCGAGCTGCGCATCTCGAAGCCGGCCCGCATCCAGCTCGCGGTCATCGCGGGCCTGTACCTGCTCGTGCAGGCGGCGAGCCTGTGGCTGGACCGCTACAAGACCCTCGTCGAGCCGGACGACCGGATCACCGGTGCCGCCTACACGGGCGCCAACGCGACCATCCCCGGCCTCGGCATCCTCGCGATCATCGCCGCCGTCGTGGCCATCCTCTTCTTCGTCACGGCCGTCATCGGCCGCTGGCGCTTCCCGCTCGCGGCGACCGCGCTGCTGATCGTGGCCTCGCTCGTCATCGGCATCGGCTACCCCTGGGTGGTCACCACCTTCCAGGTGAAGCCGAACCAGAACGCCTATCAGGCCGAGTACTACCAGCGGAACATCGACGGCACGAAGGAGGCCTACGGCGTCGCCGACCTGGAGACCACGGCTTTCGAGGCCGAGACCGACGCCGAGGCGGGGCAGCTCCGCGCCGACGCCGAGACCACCGCATCGATCCGCATCATGGACCCGAAGGTCATCCCGCCGACGGTCCGCCAGCTCGAGCAGTATCGCGGCTACTACCAGTTCCAGACCAACATGGACGTCGACCGCTACGAGATCGACGGGGTGAAGCAGGACACGGTCGTCTCCGTCCGCGACCTCGACATGTCGGGTCTCGGCGACGGCGACAACTGGAACAACCGGGTCGCGGTCTACACGCACGGCTACGGCCTCGTCGCCGCGGCGGGCAACCAGCGCACGACCGACGGCGAGCCCGTCTTCCTCGAGCGCGGCATCCCCACCTCGGGCTTCCTGTCCGAGCAGGGTGACTTCGAGCCGCGGGTCTACTTCGGCGAGAACTCCCCGGAGTACTCCATCGTCGGCGCCCCGGAGGGGGCCGACCCGGTCGAGATCGACTACCCGCGGGGCAAGGACGGCTCGAGCGAGACGAAGACGACGTTCTCCGGGAACGGCGGGCCGAAGATCGGCGACAGCTTCACCAAGCTGCTCTACGCGCTCAAGTTCCAGTCGGAGCAGATCCTGTTCTCGAACCTCGTCAACGAGGACTCGCAGATCCTCTACGACCGCGACCCGACGACGCGCGTGCAGAAGGTCGCGCCGTACCTCGAGCTCGACAGCGACCCGTATCCGAGCGTCGTGGACGGCCGCATCGTCTGGATCGTGGACGGCTACACGACGAGCTCGACCTACCCGTACTCGACGAGCGTGAGCCTGTCCGACGCGATCGCCGACTCGAACGTGCCGACGCCGTCGCTCGCGATCGACGACATCAACTACATCCGCAACTCGGTCAAGGCCACGGTCGACGCCTACGACGGCTCGGTCACGCTGTACGCCTGGGACGAGGAGGACCCGGTCCTGAAGACCTGGCAGAAGGTCTACCCGTCCACCCTCAAGCCGATCAGCGAGATGTCCGGCGAGCTCATGAGCCACGTCCGGTACCCGACCGATCTGTTCAAGGTGCAGCGCGACATCCTCGGCATCTACCACGTCGACAAGGCCGGCTCGTTCGCCCAGCAGGACAACCGCTGGCAGACGCCGAACGACCCGCGCAGCGACGCGATGCTGCAGCCGCCGTACTACCTGACCATGCAGATGCCGGGTCAGGACGAACCGCGGTTCTCGATGTTCTCCACGTTCATCCCCGCCTCCCAGGGCGCGGGCGGCAGTCGTGACGTGCTGATGGGCTACCTCGCCGTCGACTCGGATGCCGGCGCCGAGAAGGGCGTGAAGGCCGAGGGGTACGGGCAGTTGCGCATGCTCGAGATCGACACCGACACCACGGTGCCCGGCCCCGGTCAGGTGCAGAACACCTACAACTCCGACACGGCCGTGGTCCCGCAGCTCAACCTGCTCCAGCAGGGGGAGTCCGAGGTCATCTACGGCAACCTGCTGACCCTGCCCGTCGGTGGCGGTCTGCTCTACGTCCAGCCGGTGTACGTGCAGTCGTCCGAGGGGACGCAGCTGCCGCGTCTGCAGAAGGTGCTCGTCGCCTTCGGTGACCGGGTGGCCTTCGAGAACACGCTCACGGAGGCGCTGGACACGCTGTTCGGCGGCGACTCCGGCGCGACCGGTGGTGACGACGAGGTCGAACCCACCGATCCGGGCACGACCGATCCCGACACCGGGGAGACGCCAACCACGCCGACGCCGACGGATGAGCAGGCCGATGCTCTGGCGAAGGCGCAGCAGGCGCTGCTCGACCGCCAGGCGGCTCTCGCCGAGGGCGACCTGGAGAAGTTCGGCGAGGCGGACAAGCGCCTCACCGCGGCCGTCGAGAAGCTCCTGGAGCTGGAGGCCGCCGCGGGAGAGTGATCCTCCCACGCACACGAAAGGGCACCCCCACGGGGTGCCCTTTCGCATTCCCGGAAGCCGGTCCGCCGCATCAGGCACTCGCGCCGCTTCAGGCGACACCCTGCACGTGAGCCTGATTCCGCGCGAGTGCCTGCGTCCGCGTGCGGCGCGCCAGGACAGGCGGTCTCGCGCTAGCGGGCGGGCGCGCGAGGTCAGGCGACCTCTGGGCAGGAAGCCTGATCTGGCGCGAGTGCCTGAGTAAGCGGAGGGTTTTGTCCGGGACGGACCGTCGCGCGCGGAGGGGATGGCATGGGAGGGTGGAGGGAAACAGGGAGGGTGTCGTGGCTGAGCGCATCGTTGTGGGAGTGGTGGACACGTCGGCGGGACGACGGGCACTGGAGTGGGCGGCGCACCGCGCGCGGTCGCGGAAGGCCTCTCTGCTCCTCGCGAGCGTCGTCGGGGGAGCGGTCGGCGCCGTCGGGGAGGGCCCTGTGGTGGACGCCGCGATCGCGGCGGCGCGGAGTCTGCTGGAGGAGCACGCGGAGACGCTGAAGGATCAGGGCCTGGACGTCGACCTCGTCGTGCTCCGCGGCGACCCTGTCCGTCAGCTCGTGTCGACCACCGCGGGCGCGAACCTCCTCGTGATCGGAAGCGACTTCCGTCCGGATGACGCGGACAGCCCTCGGCGCGGCGCCCATGGGCTGCGCATCGTCGCCGACTCCTCCTGCCCCGTCGTGGTGATCCCCGACATCGAGACGAGCGACCGTCGCGGTGTCGTCGTCGGGGTGGACGGGTCCCCGATCTCGGAGGCTGCCGTCGCTTTCGCCGCTGCCGAGGCCGACCGTCTCGGCGAGCCCCTCGTCGCGGTGACGGTATGGACTCCCGTCCCCCTCCCGCGCGGAGCGAGGTCGTATCCCGAGCAGTACCTCTCCTCCATGCAGGAGCTGTCCGAGGAGACCCTCGCCGTCGCTCTCGGCGGATTGCGCTCGACCTATCCGGATCTCGAGATCGAGCCCCGGGTCGAACGCGGATACCCGTCCGAGGTCATCAACCGCGCCGCCGCCACCGCGAGCCTCGCCGTCGTCGGCTCGCACGGACGGGGGGCGGTCGCCCGCTTCCTGCTGGGCTCCATCAGCCACGAGGTGCTCGCGGCGCTCGTGGCGCCCACCGCCGTCGTGCGCTGACCGGGGGCCGCAGGCCTAGAGCGGGCTGGTCAGCACCTCGTGGAGCACGCGTCGGCTGTCGTCGCCGCCCGGCCCTGACCCGTCGGAGAGAGTCACCAGGGCCTTCCAGAGTGCCCAGCCGCGAGCCCGTCGCCAGGTCGCGGCGTCCAGGTCGACGGCGTCGCGGAACGCGTCGCGCGCGTCCCCGTCGAAGTACGTCCATGCCATGACGAGGTCGCAGGCGGGATCGCCGACGCCGCAGGTGCCGAAGTCGATCATCGCCGACAAGCGGCCGTCGCTGACGAGCAGGTTGCCCACGGCGACGTCGCCGTGGAACCAGACCGGCGAGGACTCCCACGCGCTGCTCGTCGCATCGAGCCAGACGCTCCGGCAGAGTCCCGCGTCCACGGTGCCGTCCAGCCGCTGGAGCGCGGCGTGGACCTCATCGCTGTAGACGCTCGGATGCGAACCGCGGAAGAACGAGTGCCGCCCGGCCGCCGAACCCGCGTCCACGGGCAGGGACCTCACGGTGCGGAGAACTGTCCCGAGATCGGCGGCGAGGCGAACGCGATCGAGCCCCCCGGCGCGCTCGACGGTGTCGCCGTCGAGCCACCGGCGGATCGACCACGGAAACGGGTAGCCCCGGCCGGGTTCCCCCAGCGCCACGACGGAGGGAACGGCGACGGGAAGCCTTCCGTCGAGGAACTCGAGCGCTCTGCTCTCCTTCTGCACGGCCGCGGCGTAGGCCTCGGCGCGAGGAAGTCGCACCGACAACTCGTGACCGAAACGGAACGTCATGTTGTCCCATCCCTGACGCGCCACGGCGCGGACGGGCAGGTGCGCCCAGCGGGGGAACTGCTCCGCGACGAGGTCGGCGACGAGCCGCTCATCGATGTCGACCGGTCGGTTCACCCCTCGATACTCGCAGAGGTCGGCTCCCGCCTCATGCGAAAGGCCCTCCGGCCTGGGATCACTCCCGGCCGGAGGGCCTTTCCTTTGTTGCGGGGACAGGATTTGAACCTGCGACCTCCGGGTTATGAGCCCGGCGAGCTACCGAACTGCTCCACCCCGCGGCACAAGAGATAACTTATCACGGATCCGGGGAGGCGTCGAATCGAGCGCGGCGCCGGCGGGTGCGAGAGGATGGCGTCATGTCTGAGAACACCGCCGTACCCGTCGCCGTGTGCCAGTTCGCCCCCACCGATTCGCGCGAGCACAACAGGGAACGGATCGCGGTGCTGGCGACGGAGGCCGCGCGTCGCGGGGCGAAGCTGATCGTGTTCCCTGAGTACTCGAGCTACTTCGTCGATCCGATGGACGAACGCCTCGCGGCCAATGCGGAGGATCTCGACGGCGAGTTCGTGACCGGACTGATCGGTCTGGCCGCGGAGCTCGCCGTCGTCATCGTCGCGGGCGTCACGGAGAAGGCCTCGGACGAGGGGCGCGTGCGCAACACGGTCGTCGCCGTGCGCGGCGACGGCATCCTCGCGGTCTACCGCAAGCAGCACCTCTACGACGCTTTCGGGCAGACCGAGTCGGACTGGGTGGAGCCGGGAGACATCGGCGAGCCCGCGGTGTTCGAGGTCGGCGGACTGTGCTTCGGACTGATGACCTGCTACGACCTGCGGTTCCCCGAGGTGTCGCGGCTTCTCGCGGTCGCCGGCGCCGATGCGCTCGTGGTGCCGGCGGAGTGGGTGCGCGGACCGCTCAAGGAGCAGCACTGGACCACTCTGCTCGCGGCGCGCGCCATCGAGAACACGGTGTTCGTGATCGCCGCGGACCACCCGGCGCCGATCGGCGTGGGGCACTCACGCATCGTCGACCCGCAGGGGGTCGTCCGCGCGGGCATCGGGCCGGAGCCGGGAGTGGCCCTCGGGGTGGTCGACGGCGCGGCGATCGCCCGCGTCCGTGCGACCAATCCCTCGCTGCGGGCCCGTCGCTACGCTGTGGTGCCGCGCTGACCGGACCCGCTCACGTGTTCAGGCCGGCGAGGCGCGCCGCCGCCTCCTCGAGGACATCGATGCGCTTGCATGCAGCGAAACGCACGAGCCCCGCATACGCCGGGCGCCGCGCGGGGGACACGAAGGCGGTCAGCGGGATCGCCACGACGCCGGCACGGTCCGGAAGGGCACGGCAGAAGGCCGCCGCATCGGCGCCGCCGAGGGCCGTCGCATCGGCCACCGTGAAGTAGCCGCCCTGCGGTGCGTGGACCGTGAAGCCGGCTGCGCGGAGCCCGTCGCCGAGGATCCCGTGCTTGCGGGCGAGCACGGCGGCCGCGTCCGTGAAGAACGCGTCGTCGAGGCGGAGCCCGACGGCGACGGCGGGCTGGAACGGGGCGCCGTTGACGTAGGTGAGGTACTGCTTGACGGTCAGGACGGCCGTGATGAGCGCGGCGGGACCGTGGACCCAGCCGATCTTCCACCCCGTGGTCGAGAAGGTCTTCCCCGCCGATGAGATCGTGAGGGTCCGCTCCGCGGCACCGGGCACGGTGGCGATCGGGACGTGCGGGGTGTGGAAGGTGAGGTGCTCGTAGACCTCGTCCGTGACGATCACCGCGTCGTGCCGCGCCGCCAAACGCACCACCTCGCGGCGCACCTCCTCGTCGAAGACGGCTCCGGTCGGGTTGTGCGGGTCGTTGACGAGGATGATCCTGGTCCGGTCCGTGACGGCCTCCGCGAGCTGATCCAGGTCGGGCTGG includes:
- a CDS encoding carbon-nitrogen hydrolase family protein; the protein is MSENTAVPVAVCQFAPTDSREHNRERIAVLATEAARRGAKLIVFPEYSSYFVDPMDERLAANAEDLDGEFVTGLIGLAAELAVVIVAGVTEKASDEGRVRNTVVAVRGDGILAVYRKQHLYDAFGQTESDWVEPGDIGEPAVFEVGGLCFGLMTCYDLRFPEVSRLLAVAGADALVVPAEWVRGPLKEQHWTTLLAARAIENTVFVIAADHPAPIGVGHSRIVDPQGVVRAGIGPEPGVALGVVDGAAIARVRATNPSLRARRYAVVPR
- a CDS encoding UPF0182 family membrane protein, with the protein product MTSTPAQPPATPRTSRRILGISLVIIAALIAAFFVFASLYTEFLWFDQVGFTGVLTTQWIATAVMFVIGFLGMAVPLFVVIQLAYRLRPVYVRLSSQLDRYQEVIEPLRRLAMWGMPIFFGLFAGFAAAGNWKTVWLWANGVATGEVDPQFKVDTGFYMFAMPFYSILLAFVSAVLLLSLLVTALVSYLYGSVRIGQGELRISKPARIQLAVIAGLYLLVQAASLWLDRYKTLVEPDDRITGAAYTGANATIPGLGILAIIAAVVAILFFVTAVIGRWRFPLAATALLIVASLVIGIGYPWVVTTFQVKPNQNAYQAEYYQRNIDGTKEAYGVADLETTAFEAETDAEAGQLRADAETTASIRIMDPKVIPPTVRQLEQYRGYYQFQTNMDVDRYEIDGVKQDTVVSVRDLDMSGLGDGDNWNNRVAVYTHGYGLVAAAGNQRTTDGEPVFLERGIPTSGFLSEQGDFEPRVYFGENSPEYSIVGAPEGADPVEIDYPRGKDGSSETKTTFSGNGGPKIGDSFTKLLYALKFQSEQILFSNLVNEDSQILYDRDPTTRVQKVAPYLELDSDPYPSVVDGRIVWIVDGYTTSSTYPYSTSVSLSDAIADSNVPTPSLAIDDINYIRNSVKATVDAYDGSVTLYAWDEEDPVLKTWQKVYPSTLKPISEMSGELMSHVRYPTDLFKVQRDILGIYHVDKAGSFAQQDNRWQTPNDPRSDAMLQPPYYLTMQMPGQDEPRFSMFSTFIPASQGAGGSRDVLMGYLAVDSDAGAEKGVKAEGYGQLRMLEIDTDTTVPGPGQVQNTYNSDTAVVPQLNLLQQGESEVIYGNLLTLPVGGGLLYVQPVYVQSSEGTQLPRLQKVLVAFGDRVAFENTLTEALDTLFGGDSGATGGDDEVEPTDPGTTDPDTGETPTTPTPTDEQADALAKAQQALLDRQAALAEGDLEKFGEADKRLTAAVEKLLELEAAAGE
- a CDS encoding aminotransferase class I/II-fold pyridoxal phosphate-dependent enzyme; the encoded protein is MSVIPGAWRRTAAGAGLLDADGSVAPTIFAEMSAAAARTGSINLGQGFPDEDGPEAVLTAACDAIAGGLNQYPPGRGFPDLLLAIAEHQQRFYGLTVDPDSEVIVTAGATEALTATLLALIDGPDDEVVVFEPYYDSYAAAVALAGARLRTVPLRAPDFQPDLDQLAEAVTDRTRIILVNDPHNPTGAVFDEEVRREVVRLAARHDAVIVTDEVYEHLTFHTPHVPIATVPGAAERTLTISSAGKTFSTTGWKIGWVHGPAALITAVLTVKQYLTYVNGAPFQPAVAVGLRLDDAFFTDAAAVLARKHGILGDGLRAAGFTVHAPQGGYFTVADATALGGADAAAFCRALPDRAGVVAIPLTAFVSPARRPAYAGLVRFAACKRIDVLEEAAARLAGLNT
- a CDS encoding YlbL family protein, with protein sequence MERPRAGKLGLGVWALVVALAALAVLTFLPSPYVIQRPGPVYDTLGTAKNADGEQVPLISVDGTETYETGGTLDLTTVQVVGNRERTPSWFELALAWMDASRAVVPLDAVFPEGVTTEQRDERNAMLMVDSQHEATAAALNELGYDTGAEVVVVDAVEGSPADGLLQADDVITAIDGTPVTSATALREAIQEAGGDPVALTVRRDGDEQTVEITPEEQTQEGTTSWLIGITLRTDYDFEVDVTIQLDNVGGPSAGMMFALGIIDTLTPGELNGGKEVAGTGTIDAEGTVGPIGGIRQKLYGARDAGADYFLAPEANCDEVVGHVPDGLQVIRTATLDESLAALEVIAEDGDVDALPTCDVPAT
- a CDS encoding zinc-dependent metalloprotease, which encodes MADNEPNPEDFQEFLRRMLSNQGGGDIDPEALRDAFQGMDGFTFDPAMMQTIMAQLQGAFGGDPWENSLRQALHIANREGQGIGDGSRSSLADSFALAGLWLGEATTISELADPPVAMTRGEWVEKTLPVWKEIADPVSTSIADALTAALDTQVPEEMRGVVQGAGRLMRGLGGSVFAAQFGQVLGNLSLEVVSGGDVGIPVLPAGTAAVIPQNLTAFGEGLEIPEDQIALYVATRELAYARLYRHAKWLHLHVMAQITDFARGVTVDVDALEDVASRLDPSNPEELRAAIEGGALLPTQTEAQREALARLENLIATIDGWVDVVTADATSRLPDGGRIAEAARRRRAVGGPAEDALGALVGLKIRPRRIREASAMWRAVTDAVGVAARDSLWDYPDLMPTAEDIDDPTALIARLQAAERGEQPEADEFDEALARLLDGDDFSGQTPAEGDDAAPDGDAGDDPEGGRPV
- a CDS encoding aminoglycoside phosphotransferase family protein; the protein is MNRPVDIDERLVADLVAEQFPRWAHLPVRAVARQGWDNMTFRFGHELSVRLPRAEAYAAAVQKESRALEFLDGRLPVAVPSVVALGEPGRGYPFPWSIRRWLDGDTVERAGGLDRVRLAADLGTVLRTVRSLPVDAGSAAGRHSFFRGSHPSVYSDEVHAALQRLDGTVDAGLCRSVWLDATSSAWESSPVWFHGDVAVGNLLVSDGRLSAMIDFGTCGVGDPACDLVMAWTYFDGDARDAFRDAVDLDAATWRRARGWALWKALVTLSDGSGPGGDDSRRVLHEVLTSPL
- a CDS encoding universal stress protein — protein: MAERIVVGVVDTSAGRRALEWAAHRARSRKASLLLASVVGGAVGAVGEGPVVDAAIAAARSLLEEHAETLKDQGLDVDLVVLRGDPVRQLVSTTAGANLLVIGSDFRPDDADSPRRGAHGLRIVADSSCPVVVIPDIETSDRRGVVVGVDGSPISEAAVAFAAAEADRLGEPLVAVTVWTPVPLPRGARSYPEQYLSSMQELSEETLAVALGGLRSTYPDLEIEPRVERGYPSEVINRAAATASLAVVGSHGRGAVARFLLGSISHEVLAALVAPTAVVR